GTGCAGCACAGAGTTCTGGAGAATGGATCGATATACCGCAACTTTCAAACGTTAAACTTTAACTATACTCCTCTGTTTTTGATTTTATTACATGCAGAATATTTATTTTCATGCAGAGTGTTGAGAAGTGTTCACCACCGAGCCAAACGAAGCGGAACGAGTTATTTGAAGTGTGGTGAAAGAACACTGTCAGGATGCCTCGACCAGGGAGGAACACGTACAGCGAACAGAAACCTCCCTATTCCTACATCTCCCTCACCGCCATGGCCATCCAGTCCTGCCCGGAGAAGATGCTCCCTCTCAGCGAGATCTACAAGTTCATCATGGACAGGTTCCCTTACTACAGAGAGAACACCCAGCGGTGGCAGAACTCCTTACGACACAACCTGTCCTTCAACGACTGTTTCATCAAGATCCCGCGGCGTCCGGACCAGCCCGGGAAGGGAAGCTTCTGGGCTCTGCACCCCAGCTGCGGGGACATGTTCGAGAACGGGAGTTTCTTGCGTCGCCGAAAACGGTTCAAGGTGATGATGATCATGGCGGCGCAGGAGCACCTGGCTCAGTCCAAGCTGTCTGACGCGGCCCATTACCTCCAACAGCAGTCTAAGCTCAGGCTTAGCGCCCTGGCTGCCACCAGCACACACCTCCCTCAGATCT
The window above is part of the Salvelinus namaycush isolate Seneca unplaced genomic scaffold, SaNama_1.0 Scaffold1429, whole genome shotgun sequence genome. Proteins encoded here:
- the LOC120036677 gene encoding forkhead box protein B1-like; this encodes MPRPGRNTYSEQKPPYSYISLTAMAIQSCPEKMLPLSEIYKFIMDRFPYYRENTQRWQNSLRHNLSFNDCFIKIPRRPDQPGKGSFWALHPSCGDMFENGSFLRRRKRFKVMMIMAAQEHLAQSKLSDAAHYLQQQSKLRLSALAATSTHLPQISSYNLGVSQPSTFKHPFAIENIIAREYKVPGSQSVSAGYPLHNPLTAAWPHMYNTMVDSVSPISMSGDYVAYRMPLKSMCHGGQTLPAIPVPIKPTPTPVALPGVLTPHIPAFLSNSYQSQSPTSPQAATSKSSPSTPGETHTNPTVQSVVVH